The window ATTCAAGACAACACAAAAGAAATGGCTGAATATTTCATGTATCACTTGATTTTGATCATCACTTACCTGTATTCTTGTCCATCATTGAGCTTAGAAACAGACAGAATCACATCCAACATCCTCCTCAAACACCCGGACACCATAACCTCTCCACGGAACGTCTTCAAATTCGGATTCTTCAGCCCAGCCGGCACCACCAACCGCTATGCCGCGGTCTTCTACACCGTCTCCCCTACAACCATCGCATGGATTGCCAACCGAGACCACCCCCTCCCTGACTCCTCCGGCGCCGCCACCATCTCCAAAGACGGCAACCTTATACTCATCGACGCCAACAACCAAACCATCTGGTCCACCAACGCCACCACATCCTCTCCCGCCAACACCACTCTCCGGATCGTGGACACCGGCAACCTGATCATAACAGACACTGCAACCGGTGCCACGATATGGGAGTCGTTCTCGCGGCCCTCGAACGTCCTGCTCCCAACCATGAAGATTATAGACAGCGTCAATGCAGAAAACAGAGTTACAGTGACGTCGTGGAGGAGCGCCTCCGACCCTGGAGTCGGAAACTTTTCATTCGGGATCAACAGGTGGAGAATCCTTCAGCAGTTCGTGTGGGAGGGAAGGCGGCCGGTGTGGCGGAGCGGGCCATGGAACGGACTGATATATCTAGGGATACAAGACATGTTCCGCTACTATGTGCCCGGATTCAGCACTTTGAGCAACGACAGCGCTGGAAACTTGGTTTATGTGATTCCTCAGCAGAAGGCGTTGATGATGTCAACGTTGAATGCTAATGGAAGCATTGCGCGGATGATTTGGGATGATCAGAGCAAGAGCTGGGGGAAGGTGTGGTCGGCTCCGGAGAAGGCGTGTGATGTGTATGGCAAGTGTGGGCCGTTTGGGAGCTGCGACGCCACTGGCTCTCCGGTTTGCTCTTGTATGAGAGGGTTCGAGCCAGCGAGTAGAGAAGAATGGAGTAGAGGGAACTGGAGCAGCGGCTGCTCCAGGAAGAATCAGTTGCATTGTGATGGAAATGGATTCTGGAAGATGCGGTTTATGAAGGTTCCGGATTTTGCTGAGCCGTTTCCAGCTGCAGGGGAGGGCGAGTGTCGAAGGAGATGCTTGGCGAATTGTTCGTGTCTGGCTTATGCTCATGAGTCCAACATTGGTTGTATGATCTGGACTGATGTTCTGATCGATGTTGAAAAATTCAATGGTGTTGGCGTCGATCTCTTTATTCGTCTCTCCGCTTCAGACTTGGGTACTTTTACCTTTCTCCCTTCAGTTTCTAAAATATAAAGCCTTACATAAAGATGTGACTTGTGAgtaatgttgttttatttagACCACAACAGAGATAAGAAGCTTTACATCATCATTCCAGTAGTTGCAgctttaattttcatcttgGTTGCTTGGTGGTGGATTGTGAAGAGCAAGAGAAAAGGTAAGAAGATTATATTATGAGACACTAGTATGTGTATGAGCATCAGTcttatgttgttttgtgagaagCAGGGCAGATATCTTCATCAGTTTGGAGTGCCATGGTGTTTGAATCAGAGTCCGATAAGGTTAACACCGGGGAGCTGCCACAGTTCACTTTTGAGATGCTGGCAACTGCAACCGATCAGTTCCGTGAGAGCAATCTTCTCGGGAGGGGCGGTTTTGGTCCTGTTTACAAGGTACTACTACAATCTAGGCATTTTCAGATTCTTGTAGTACTCAAATTGCAAGAGATGAGAGTGAGAGTGGTCTCAGGGAATTCTGCCAGATGGAAAAGAAATCGCTGTCAAGAGACTGTCAACGGAATCTGGACAAGGATATCAAGAATTCATCAACGAAGTCAAGCTGATGTTGAAGCTCCAGCATAGGAATCTAGTCAGATTGCTGGGAGCATGTAtggagaaacaagagaagATTCTGATTTATGAATACATGCCAAATAGAAGCTTGGACTTTTGTCTCTTGGGTTGGTTTCCTGTTCTTCTTATTAACAGTTAGTATATGAAGCAATGATCAATATTGTGTTATTTGTGTTGTATGGCAGATTCTAAACATCCTTTGCGAAAGGCCCTAGATTGGAAGAAGCGTTTCAGTATTATTGAGGGCGTTGCGCGAGGCCTTGTGTATCTTCACAGGGATTCTCGACTCAGGATAATTCATCGCGACCTCAAGCCGAGCAACGTGCTTCTTGATGCAGACTGGAACCCAAAAATCTCAGATTTTGGTATGGCACGAATATTCGGAGGCAACCAAAACCACCACGACACAGAAAAAGTCGTAGGAACATTGTGAgtaattagaaatttagaatCAAACCTCTAGGAAAATATGGTAGTCTAATGATGATTGTGCAGGAGATATATGGCACCAGAATATGCAATGGAAGGCAGATTCTCCGAAAAATCGGATGTCTACAGCCTGGGAGTCCTTATGTTAGAGATAGTAAAAGGGAAACGGAACTCGGACTATTACAATCATGAATGGTCTTTGAGCCTCTTAGGATGTGTAAGCAATCAATCACCATCATAAATCTCCATTTTTTGTCCATAAGGAtgaatatttgataaaatatttcagGCATGGAAAATGTGGAGTGAAAACAATGGCTATAGTTTTGGTGATGAAAGCATAGCAAGTCCAGAGTTGGAAGAAGATATGGTGAGATGCATTCAGATTGGGTTATTGTGTGTCCAAGATTCTCCCAAAGATAGGCCTATTGCTCAAACAGTTGTGTCGATGCTCAGCCGAGAAATCGTGCATCTTCCAGCTCCGAAGCAGCCAATCTTGGCAGAGAAGTGGCATGCCTCCGCCACTGGTTTGACAGAACTAGCAAACCAAGTTAGATATTCAATGAATGACCTTACTCTCACTACTCTTCAAGGTCGATGATGTTTGCAAAGTATTCCCAACTTTGATCATGTGCCAGTATTTTACCTATCTTGTTCCTGTAATAATTCTTGCCAATCTTTTGGCCAGCTTAAACTGAAAAGTAAACAAAGTTTGTTGAGATCTCGAGTAAGAACCAGTGCAATTTCAAAAGGTCCAAGAAACTAGCCATAGATCCACAGTAGTTTTAGTTTTCATagaactaatttaattactctaatgattttttaaacataataacgtaaaatatgatagttatatttgtgttaaaaatcactaacaaaataatttatatatttaagtaATAAAACACACAACAAATTGTGTATCGCACTCGAATGCACTATTTTTTGGACTCATGCATACGAAGaagtaattcaaatttaatttttcattgtGTATTGGAATTTTTGGACATTTCTACTGTTTGCATATGAAGAAGTGATTCAAATGTTTGGACTCATTGTGTATTGGAAATTTTGGACACTCCTACTGTTTGCATATGACGAAGcgattgaaatttgaattattcaaCCCATACAAAATTTTTGGACTCATTGTGTATTGGAATTGTTGGACACtacataatttacatataCAAAAATTGTGTATCGCACACGGATAGAGAAAGCATGGATGGTGGATTCTATTACTCCATAGTCCATATAATGTTTTACTCCCACTAGTTTATGGCCTCAATTTCAACTTATTTCCAGAACATCATaactttaaattgtaatttaatttgggctcatattattaatttgatgcTGAAAATTGGCCTATGGTACGAAACTACGTACAACATGTGACGCTTTTTTTGATAGATGTGTTGTGGTCACATATTTTGATACCagaaatattttatgtgaattttttttaaaaatgcataaatgtTAACTTTTTTCAACTATTTGATCTATTTTCAACCGAAAAATGCTTCCAAAGGCATAGATAATATTTTTGGACTTTCATAATATTGGGGTATCTGAGTATTGGCTATGATACTATCTCCAATCTTTATCACTTTTGTTTTAcattctttattatttatatatgattattttttataattagtctagtatatattttacttttaactaTCTCACTTAgtaacaaattatttaaataattaattttataatttttaatattaaataaataactgAACCACAATCAAAGTTAAATTTAgctaatttgttttaataattaaatttataatttaaatttttataactaatacatttaagaatttcatatagtattttttattttaatgttttactttctagaattttaaataaaaaagagagaaaggagatttgacataaattaattgaaaaaagtgAAGTGAAAGATATcatttcgggtacccaaattataaaaaaatattatatctaaTATTATAAAGAGATAAAGGAAATTTTGTCCAAGTActcacataatttaattttatgaagtgtacaaatattttttatgtcttAAGgacattttcaataaaaaaataaaaaataccatacaccaatttatttataaatttagggACTATCCATACTATTTTTAAAGGTTCACACTTAAATAAAAGATGTTAACTGGAAAAGTCAGCAAAACTGATGTAATCTCTTAACGTCAGAAGCTTACTTACCACATTTCATTGCAAAATATTATCACGTCACCTTCAGAAATTATGGTCatgccactctctctcttctgACCAAacgttttctctctctacccAAAACCCCCGTCTCTGGATCAAAGGTTTTATACATTTGCGTGCAATCCAATTGGTGCAATCGGTTGCTCAATATTGAGTTCCCGGCGAAATTATCCCTGAAGATCAGCGCCGCAATTTTGCGGATATACATGTTTTTTTGTGCAGCGACTCGGTCAAGATGGACGGCCGAACCGTTTTCTCCGACTCCAATGACTTCAGCGGAGGCAGCATCAGCATGTGCTGCGCCGGCGTCTCCAATGCATCGCCGCCGCTCTACCAATTTCCGCCGGACGTCGCCGCGCTCAAGCTCCTATCCGACACGCTCGAATCGATGCTATTCGACGCGTCGGCGCCGGACTTCGATTTCTTCGCCGACGCGCGGCTAGTTTCCGCCTCCGGTAGGGAGATTCCCATCCACCGGTGCTTATTGTCGGCGAGGAGCTctttttttaagaatttgtTTGTGAATCTGAAAAGAGATGCGAAATTGGAGATGAAGGATGTGTTGAAGGATTGCGATGTTGGCTACGAGGCGCTGGTGACGGTCCTTGCTTACATCTATAGTGGAAAAGTTAGGGTTTCACCCAAGgatgtttgtgtttgtgttgacGATGAGTGCTCGCATTTGGCGTGTAGGCCTGCGGTTGCGTTCATGGTGGAAGTTATGTATGCCTCATTTGTCTTCCAGATCAATGAATTGGTTACCAGATTTCAggtattttatctttttttttttaattgttaattcATTGTTAAATTGGTTGTATTGCATAAAGCTTGCAATTGATCTATCAGGATGTTATGTACTGGATAAGAACAGTTTTGTCTAGAAATAATTGACCAAATCAAGTTAGCATTAATGAGCCTCGTACAagtgttttcattttgtttaaaacTAGAAGTGGTTGATACTCCACTAGCTGCAGGTTGTTCTTGTGTTCCTCTTGTTGATTGACTGAATATTGATGTAATCAATGCTCTCTCGTATCAGTAAGCAGCTTCATTCCATATTGAGCACGGATctatttacttcattcatgtttatttttgcaaataaaacattttcatttggCGGTGAGATGAGGGAGTATTTTGATTTCAGGAAGTCAGGTTAATATCAAATAAGGTGGCAAAGTACGAGTGCAATCTCAGTTTGAGCACGCATAACGGCTTCTAGTTTAAACCAGTAGTGTCTGATAAAGAACATTTTTGGCAGTTGGAAGTTGGAACTGCCctaataaattgatttaaaaacaGAATAAGTATTAAAAGTTGAAGGcaaaaaacaattttacattatactAAACTTGTTTAGGCATTGTTACATAAGTATGTACAACAAGAAAGCAAGGCTAGCTATTCTAAAGTTCAATGCAGGATGAATATCTAGAATTTCTTTTCCCTCTCTTGGTATCATATCTATTTAATCTTAAACTTCCTTACAGAGTAACCTGATGGACATTATTGACAAGGCTACAGCAGATGATGTATCGATGGTTTTATCAGTTGCAAATGTGTGTGGTCCATTGTGTGAAAGTTTGCTTAGGAGGTCCATTGAGATTATTGTCAAGTCAGATCTTGATATCATAACTCTTGATAAAACATTACCTCAGCACCTTGTGAAACGAATTAATGACTCTCGGACAGAACTTGGATTACAGTCACGTGTAAGCAACATTGTCCCAGATAAACATGTTAAGAGAATACACCGAGCTTTAGATTCTGATGATGTTGAGTTAGTCCGGATGCTACTTAAAGAAGAGCGCACTGATCTAGATGATGCATTTGCGTTGCATTATGCAGTTGCTTACTGCGACTCAAAAACCACAGCAGAGCTCCTTGACCTAGCAATTGCTGACATAAATCTCCGAAATCCGAGGGGATACACCGTGCTTCATGTTGCTGCAATGAGAAAAGacccaaaaataattgtatcTCTGTTGACTAAGGGTGCTAGACCATCTGATCTCACTTCAGATGGCAGAAAAGCCCTTCAGATCTCTAAGAGGCTTACAAAGGCTATTGATTATTATGTAACTACGGAAGAGGGAAAAGCTACTCCAAAGGATCGGTTGTGCATAGAGATCTTGGACCAAGCTGAGAGACGAGATTCATTACTGGGAGAAGCTTCAATGTCTCTTGCTATGGCTGGTGATGATTTACGCAACAAGTTACTTTATCTTGAAAACAGAGGTAACTCTATTAGTTCGGATACATCCTTTTGAGTTAGAGTTCCTACTTTTGTTTGGGGGTTGAGTGGTTGGCAGTGGTTGAGTTGTACTGGTAGGGTTTGGAGAAGTAGAAGGTGATGAGAAAGTGAAGGGACGAAATAGAAAGAGAGGAAAGACGAAGAGAGGTAAACCGAtaagataaactaaaaagaataatagataaaattactaataagaATTTTGATACATGAACAGACTGAGTTTGACAGTCCTGTTTTTAATGATAGTAGGGAAGTAAACTTCTAAGTATAGGGATGATCGT is drawn from Salvia hispanica cultivar TCC Black 2014 chromosome 6, UniMelb_Shisp_WGS_1.0, whole genome shotgun sequence and contains these coding sequences:
- the LOC125196289 gene encoding G-type lectin S-receptor-like serine/threonine-protein kinase At1g11300 isoform X2, whose protein sequence is MAEYFMYHLILIITYLYSCPSLSLETDRITSNILLKHPDTITSPRNVFKFGFFSPAGTTNRYAAVFYTVSPTTIAWIANRDHPLPDSSGAATISKDGNLILIDANNQTIWSTNATTSSPANTTLRIVDTGNLIITDTATGATIWESFSRPSNVLLPTMKIIDSVNAENRVTVTSWRSASDPGVGNFSFGINRWRILQQFVWEGRRPVWRSGPWNGLIYLGIQDMFRYYVPGFSTLSNDSAGNLVYVIPQQKALMMSTLNANGSIARMIWDDQSKSWGKVWSAPEKACDVYGKCGPFGSCDATGSPVCSCMRGFEPASREEWSRGNWSSGCSRKNQLHCDGNGFWKMRFMKVPDFAEPFPAAGEGECRRRCLANCSCLAYAHESNIGCMIWTDVLIDVEKFNGVGVDLFIRLSASDLDHNRDKKLYIIIPVVAALIFILVAWWWIVKSKRKGQISSSVWSAMVFESESDKVNTGELPQFTFEMLATATDQFRESNLLGRGGFGPVYKGILPDGKEIAVKRLSTESGQGYQEFINEVKLMLKLQHRNLVRLLGACMEKQEKILIYEYMPNRSLDFCLLDSKHPLRKALDWKKRFSIIEGVARGLVYLHRDSRLRIIHRDLKPSNVLLDADWNPKISDFGMARIFGGNQNHHDTEKVVGTLRYMAPEYAMEGRFSEKSDVYSLGVLMLEIVKGKRNSDYYNHEWSLSLLGCAWKMWSENNGYSFGDESIASPELEEDMVRCIQIGLLCVQDSPKDRPIAQTVVSMLSREIVHLPAPKQPILAEKWHASATGLTELANQVRYSMNDLTLTTLQGR
- the LOC125196289 gene encoding G-type lectin S-receptor-like serine/threonine-protein kinase At1g11300 isoform X1 — translated: MAEYFMYHLILIITYLYSCPSLSLETDRITSNILLKHPDTITSPRNVFKFGFFSPAGTTNRYAAVFYTVSPTTIAWIANRDHPLPDSSGAATISKDGNLILIDANNQTIWSTNATTSSPANTTLRIVDTGNLIITDTATGATIWESFSRPSNVLLPTMKIIDSVNAENRVTVTSWRSASDPGVGNFSFGINRWRILQQFVWEGRRPVWRSGPWNGLIYLGIQDMFRYYVPGFSTLSNDSAGNLVYVIPQQKALMMSTLNANGSIARMIWDDQSKSWGKVWSAPEKACDVYGKCGPFGSCDATGSPVCSCMRGFEPASREEWSRGNWSSGCSRKNQLHCDGNGFWKMRFMKVPDFAEPFPAAGEGECRRRCLANCSCLAYAHESNIGCMIWTDVLIDVEKFNGVGVDLFIRLSASDLDHNRDKKLYIIIPVVAALIFILVAWWWIVKSKRKAGQISSSVWSAMVFESESDKVNTGELPQFTFEMLATATDQFRESNLLGRGGFGPVYKGILPDGKEIAVKRLSTESGQGYQEFINEVKLMLKLQHRNLVRLLGACMEKQEKILIYEYMPNRSLDFCLLDSKHPLRKALDWKKRFSIIEGVARGLVYLHRDSRLRIIHRDLKPSNVLLDADWNPKISDFGMARIFGGNQNHHDTEKVVGTLRYMAPEYAMEGRFSEKSDVYSLGVLMLEIVKGKRNSDYYNHEWSLSLLGCAWKMWSENNGYSFGDESIASPELEEDMVRCIQIGLLCVQDSPKDRPIAQTVVSMLSREIVHLPAPKQPILAEKWHASATGLTELANQVRYSMNDLTLTTLQGR
- the LOC125196546 gene encoding BTB/POZ domain and ankyrin repeat-containing protein NPR1-like, which translates into the protein MDGRTVFSDSNDFSGGSISMCCAGVSNASPPLYQFPPDVAALKLLSDTLESMLFDASAPDFDFFADARLVSASGREIPIHRCLLSARSSFFKNLFVNLKRDAKLEMKDVLKDCDVGYEALVTVLAYIYSGKVRVSPKDVCVCVDDECSHLACRPAVAFMVEVMYASFVFQINELVTRFQSNLMDIIDKATADDVSMVLSVANVCGPLCESLLRRSIEIIVKSDLDIITLDKTLPQHLVKRINDSRTELGLQSRVSNIVPDKHVKRIHRALDSDDVELVRMLLKEERTDLDDAFALHYAVAYCDSKTTAELLDLAIADINLRNPRGYTVLHVAAMRKDPKIIVSLLTKGARPSDLTSDGRKALQISKRLTKAIDYYVTTEEGKATPKDRLCIEILDQAERRDSLLGEASMSLAMAGDDLRNKLLYLENRVALASLLFPMEAKVAMDIAQVDETSEFHLNGIKTNTAGSPRTEVDLNEAPFKIKEEHLDRLRALSKTVELGKRFFPRCSAVLNKIMDRDDYPEIAKLGNGVPDDCPLKKKRRMEIEEVLNKAYSEDKEEFNRTMNISSSSSSPSAVILGPNGTLPSKS